Genomic segment of Panicum virgatum strain AP13 chromosome 2K, P.virgatum_v5, whole genome shotgun sequence:
TTGGACTAGTTTAGGTCCAATCATATAAAATCTGTAGTGGGTGATAGGTCTGCTGGGATCACCCGCGTGACCCGCAGCCGCGTCCGCCGCGACCGCTTCCTCTCCCCTGCTCGGCGCCGCTTCACTCCTGCTCGCCGTCCGTCTGGCTGCCGCTCCGGCCTCCCGCGGCTTCACCAGCCGGGCCGCCCGTTTGGCCATCTGTACTCGACGCGCTCGTTCCGGTCGCATGAGCTGAAGATTGCTCCCGAGCCCTCGACGAGATATACACTACAGCATCATCGGAGTCCGGCCTCGAGATTTGATTTGATCCAAGCAGTCGGATAAGGGTTCAGACGAGGCAGGGGTAGTTTCAGTTGACAATTGccaaataaaaaagaaactGCTGCACTCGTTTTTTTCGTTTCATGCCCATGCCCCGCTCATCAGATCCATTGTCCGCTGACCTAGCACCCTGGCGTGGCCAATGAAGCAACCGGATCAAGTTAAAGGAGCACGAATTCCACAAACGATGCCACGACATAAGATTCCAGGGCGATTGCGAGAAAAACAATGGCACCGAACTCGTAATTATTGATTGGATTAGCCCTGCCAATTCCCCCCCGTACATGAACTACTGATTCTACACGCTATCTCCGCCTTACAACTATCTAGACAGTACATGTTACCAAGTTGCTATTGTGTCAACGCTTAGAACTTATAAGTAGTCATCGGTCGCATCGATCGCGCTGCACACCCACCGAGATTAGTGGAGCAAATCGCCGAGATCGAGCAGCAAGCAGGATCCATATGATGAAGCTCGCGGTCGCCTGCGGCCTCGTCCTGCTTTCTTCTCTCCTCGCCGTCTCGTCGACGGCGGAGCAATTTGATTTCTTCTACTTTGTGCAGCAGGTGAGATCGATGTGCTTCGTTATCTTGTTGCTGGGCTGGCACATGATTTTTCCCTCTCTGAACAACCAATAACTCGCTGCACGAACACGCGCAGTGGCCGGGGTCCTTCTGCGACACGTGGAGGGGGTGCTGCTTCCCGGACACCGGCAAGCCGGCGGCGGACTTCGGCATCCACGGGCTGTGGCCCAACTACGCCACGTGCCATGGCCGCGACGACGACGCCTTCTCCATCGTGGGGCGGCGGGGCAAGTGCTGGCCCGAGTactgcgaggaggaggacggcaaCGCGCTGAGCCCGTGGGAGATCCGGGACCTGGTGGCGTCCCTGTCCCGGAGCTGGCCGACGCTGTCGTGCAGGGGCGGGGACAGCTTCGAGTTCTGGAGCTACGAGTGGAAGAAGCACGGCACCTGCTCCAACCTCCGGCCGCACGACTACTTCGCGCGCGCGCTCGAGCTCAAGGCGGCGCACAACCTCACCGccatcctcgccggcgccggcatcgTGCCGTCGGACACTGAGACGTACCCCATGAGCGGCGTCGGCGACGCCATCGCCGCGGCGACCGGGGCCACGGCGAACCTGCAGTGCAACCGCGACAAGGACGGCCAGACGCAGCTGTACCAGGTGTTCCAGTGCGTCGACCGGGAGGCGAAGAACCTCATCGACTGTCCGCTGCACATGCGCAGCCGGTGCTCCGGCGAAAGGGCCAAGCTGCCCCTCTTCTGATCGCGCGC
This window contains:
- the LOC120696238 gene encoding ribonuclease 1-like, whose amino-acid sequence is MMKLAVACGLVLLSSLLAVSSTAEQFDFFYFVQQWPGSFCDTWRGCCFPDTGKPAADFGIHGLWPNYATCHGRDDDAFSIVGRRGKCWPEYCEEEDGNALSPWEIRDLVASLSRSWPTLSCRGGDSFEFWSYEWKKHGTCSNLRPHDYFARALELKAAHNLTAILAGAGIVPSDTETYPMSGVGDAIAAATGATANLQCNRDKDGQTQLYQVFQCVDREAKNLIDCPLHMRSRCSGERAKLPLF